One part of the Sorangiineae bacterium MSr11954 genome encodes these proteins:
- a CDS encoding glutathione S-transferase family protein produces MKLYVSPYSYNARKALVTAFQLGLSPERIVVDLVKLEQRAPAYLALNPSGKVPVLVDGDFVLCESQAIMAYLADATPGQSLHPTELRARAQVNRWMFWSANHWGVAISMINWERAVKKAIGAGEPDAAQIARGEGLFHDFSKVLDAQLAGRTWLAGDTLSLADISVACPLMVAAAAQLPIQPYRNIGAWFERVQSLDAWKRAAG; encoded by the coding sequence ATGAAGCTCTATGTATCCCCGTACTCGTACAACGCGCGCAAGGCGCTGGTGACGGCATTTCAGCTCGGACTATCGCCGGAGCGGATCGTGGTCGATCTGGTGAAGCTCGAGCAACGCGCCCCAGCGTATCTGGCTTTGAACCCGAGCGGCAAGGTGCCGGTGCTCGTGGATGGTGACTTCGTGCTCTGCGAGTCGCAGGCGATCATGGCCTACCTCGCGGACGCGACACCGGGCCAGTCGCTCCATCCCACCGAGCTTCGGGCCCGCGCGCAGGTGAATCGATGGATGTTCTGGAGCGCGAACCACTGGGGGGTGGCCATCTCCATGATCAACTGGGAAAGGGCGGTCAAGAAGGCGATCGGCGCCGGCGAGCCCGATGCCGCCCAGATCGCGCGCGGCGAAGGTTTGTTTCATGACTTCAGCAAGGTGCTCGATGCGCAGCTCGCCGGCCGCACATGGCTCGCGGGCGATACCCTCTCCCTCGCGGACATCTCCGTGGCCTGTCCCTTGATGGTCGCCGCCGCCGCGCAGCTCCCCATCCAGCCTTACCGCAACATCGGCGCGTGGTTCGAGCGGGTGCAGTCGCTCGATGCGTGGAAGCGGGCCGCCGGATAG
- a CDS encoding alkaline phosphatase D family protein, whose amino-acid sequence MNRRQFLQGAAFFTVVGATPGLLTACSSSSDDETAYAFPQGLASGDPKDSSVVFWSRVVPASGADATTGSIAVRLEVSTSSDFSSFVAQVNLTATADYDFTVRAKVTQLKPDTVYYYRFAAGKSVSEVARSKTAPLATTANERVRFAWFTCQDWSVNHWEAMRLLAQEDLDFVVHVGDYIYETVGADFQTGKVDPKHAVIKLPDGLPGKGGGVYANTVNDYRTLYRTYKSDARLQAIHQKFPVIAIWDDHEFSDDCWQDHQTYTNENKQETARRRNATQAWAEYTPIDFGDVSFDLKASGHQNIRIYRDFRFGKLVHLLMTDERLYRDDHVVDERVVAGELGHDPVNGNDLLGARYFVPQSILQKLETLATAKLGRAPSILGTTQTQWWKDTLKGSDATWKIWGNEIMLSRLWADLSRPDLNVPPPYNQVYVLNCDSWDGYPSHKAELLNYLEAQKITNVVAITGDLHSFQCGTVRSNPTDAKSPVVLVDFLTAGISSHSFYSYIKEGAAANPVLGALVKSPEVFDGALKMFNPDFSYVDNNAQGYASATVTNDSMVVIFNKVKPLAEDGKVPAEPLLKRTRITLAKDSTAPQVEDNV is encoded by the coding sequence ATGAATCGTCGACAGTTCTTGCAAGGCGCAGCATTCTTTACGGTCGTAGGGGCAACCCCCGGGCTGCTGACCGCCTGCAGCAGCAGCTCCGATGACGAGACCGCGTATGCCTTCCCGCAGGGGCTCGCCTCCGGTGATCCCAAGGATAGCAGCGTCGTATTCTGGAGCCGCGTCGTCCCGGCGAGCGGCGCGGACGCCACCACGGGCTCGATTGCGGTCCGCCTCGAGGTCTCGACCTCTTCGGATTTTTCCTCGTTCGTTGCGCAGGTCAACCTGACGGCCACGGCCGACTACGACTTTACGGTGCGCGCCAAGGTGACCCAGCTCAAGCCGGATACCGTTTACTATTATCGATTTGCGGCCGGCAAGAGCGTGAGCGAGGTCGCTCGAAGCAAGACCGCGCCGCTCGCCACCACCGCCAACGAGCGGGTGCGCTTCGCGTGGTTCACGTGCCAGGATTGGTCGGTCAACCACTGGGAGGCGATGCGCCTCTTGGCCCAGGAAGACTTGGATTTCGTCGTGCACGTCGGCGACTACATCTACGAGACGGTGGGCGCCGATTTTCAGACGGGCAAGGTGGATCCAAAGCACGCGGTCATCAAATTGCCGGATGGGCTCCCGGGCAAGGGCGGCGGCGTGTATGCGAACACGGTCAACGACTACCGCACCTTGTACCGCACGTACAAATCCGACGCGCGCCTGCAGGCGATCCATCAGAAATTTCCGGTGATCGCCATTTGGGACGATCATGAGTTCAGCGACGATTGTTGGCAAGATCATCAGACGTACACCAACGAGAACAAACAAGAGACGGCGCGCCGCCGCAACGCGACCCAGGCTTGGGCCGAGTACACGCCCATCGATTTTGGCGACGTGTCCTTCGATTTGAAGGCGTCCGGCCATCAAAACATTCGAATCTATCGTGATTTTCGCTTTGGAAAGCTGGTTCATCTGCTGATGACCGACGAGCGCTTGTACCGCGACGATCACGTCGTCGACGAGCGGGTGGTCGCGGGGGAGCTGGGGCACGATCCGGTCAACGGCAACGATCTGTTGGGCGCCCGCTATTTCGTGCCGCAATCGATCTTGCAAAAGCTGGAGACCTTGGCCACCGCCAAGCTGGGGCGCGCTCCGTCCATCCTCGGCACCACGCAAACGCAGTGGTGGAAAGACACGTTGAAGGGCTCGGACGCCACGTGGAAGATCTGGGGCAATGAAATCATGCTGAGCCGCCTGTGGGCGGACCTCTCGAGGCCGGATTTGAATGTTCCGCCGCCCTACAACCAGGTGTATGTGCTCAACTGCGATTCATGGGATGGCTATCCGAGCCACAAGGCGGAGCTGCTGAACTACCTCGAGGCGCAAAAGATCACGAATGTGGTCGCGATCACGGGGGATTTGCACTCCTTCCAGTGCGGGACCGTGCGCAGCAACCCCACTGACGCCAAGAGCCCCGTGGTGCTGGTGGACTTTTTGACGGCCGGCATCAGCAGCCACTCGTTTTATAGCTACATCAAAGAAGGCGCCGCGGCCAACCCCGTGCTCGGGGCCCTGGTGAAGTCGCCCGAGGTCTTCGATGGTGCGCTGAAGATGTTCAATCCCGACTTCTCTTATGTCGACAACAACGCCCAAGGCTACGCGTCGGCGACCGTCACCAACGACAGCATGGTGGTGATCTTCAACAAGGTCAAACCTCTCGCCGAGGACGGCAAGGTGCCGGCGGAGCCGCTGTTGAAACGCACCCGCATCACCTTGGCCAAGGACTCGACCGCACCGCAGGTCGAAGACAACGTCTGA
- a CDS encoding CusA/CzcA family heavy metal efflux RND transporter — protein MLEKLVTFSIRARKALAGLFVVVLALGVVAARRLPIDALPDVSSVQVDLLTKCGGLAPVEVERSVTVPIEKALNGIPGSVQIRSISRFGLSSVTVIFVDGTDIWWARQLVLERIRQVQGELPPSASLPELAPPSTGLGTIYKFVVRSDHHSPMQLRTLLDWEIGPRLRNVPGVVEVNPFGGELKQYQVLVDPTKLRARGLTLNDVIEALSGANVNVGGGYVERGGESFTIRGKGLVASESEIADVVIRTGPSGPPILVRNVAEVRVGSALRYGVVTLNGEREAVSGLVMMLAHANSRDVIYAVKQRMEAIKRDLPPGVTIDVIYDRADFVERTLSTVAVNLAEGLLIVTVVLAIMLGTIRGALVVAAGIPGSMAIALFGMHLFGVTGDLMSLGAIDFGFLVDGPIVILEAIIAATAGRALVGRARARAYTEVAKLVIKPVAFAVAIIMLVYIPLLTLEGVEGKMFRPMAITMACALFGALVYSVLFFPALLVLSVPPAKGHGPIWLERVSERYAKLVEVLMRFRWALSLASVAALLGVGLGFAGSGAEFVPRIFEGDAILAMLRAPSVSLEEARRLDLLTEKVVLEQPEAQKALGQSGRAEMALDAVGNNNTDILVPLKPMKQWRSAHSFEDLATLLKDRVETEVPSTFVSVSQPIEDLTNQLIAGSRADVSIKIIGPELGDLVDYSNRVGDVVRDIQGTGDLKIERIMGQPTITATADRSRMARHGVKVKHAFDVLAASREGVSVGQVYEQERRFDLRVLVPPSQPNAEALSDLFVETGRGESVPMREVVVFEEGDGPSVVKRLNRERIIRVDVNLRGRDLVSWVEEAKGKVASGVTLPSGYRIEWGGQFENFERASARLALVVPAVVAVILGMLFLMFRSLRPAFAVFLLVPFAAIGGMLGLLARGLPFSLPAAIGFIALGGISVLNGVVIATAARTALLDGAKVDDAVASGTVKSIRAVLTTGAVAGFGFLPMALSTSAGSEVQRPLATVVIVGIFFSTALTLFVFPGLLASFLKGWNPAAATESEEDDGEPDPATKVATHP, from the coding sequence ATGTTGGAGAAACTCGTCACCTTTTCGATTCGCGCCCGCAAAGCCCTGGCGGGCCTCTTCGTCGTGGTCCTCGCGCTGGGCGTGGTGGCCGCGCGGAGGCTCCCCATCGACGCGCTCCCCGACGTCTCCAGCGTCCAGGTGGATCTCCTCACCAAATGCGGAGGCCTGGCGCCGGTCGAGGTCGAGCGCAGCGTCACGGTGCCCATCGAAAAGGCGCTGAATGGTATTCCGGGCAGCGTCCAAATCCGCAGTATCTCGCGCTTCGGGCTCTCCTCGGTCACCGTCATCTTCGTGGACGGCACCGATATCTGGTGGGCCCGCCAGCTCGTCCTGGAGCGGATCCGGCAAGTGCAGGGCGAGCTCCCGCCTTCGGCGTCGCTCCCGGAGCTGGCACCGCCGTCGACGGGGCTGGGGACGATCTACAAGTTCGTCGTCCGCTCCGATCACCACTCCCCGATGCAGCTGCGCACCTTGCTCGATTGGGAGATCGGCCCGCGCCTGCGCAACGTGCCCGGGGTGGTGGAGGTCAACCCGTTCGGGGGCGAGCTCAAACAATACCAAGTCCTGGTCGACCCCACCAAGCTGCGCGCCCGCGGGCTCACCCTCAACGACGTCATCGAGGCGCTGTCGGGCGCCAATGTCAATGTCGGCGGCGGCTATGTGGAGCGCGGGGGCGAGAGCTTCACCATTCGCGGCAAGGGCCTGGTGGCCAGCGAGTCCGAGATCGCCGATGTCGTCATCCGCACGGGCCCCTCCGGCCCTCCGATCCTCGTCCGCAACGTGGCCGAGGTGCGGGTCGGCTCGGCCCTCCGCTACGGGGTCGTCACCCTGAACGGCGAGCGCGAGGCGGTGTCGGGCCTGGTGATGATGCTGGCGCACGCCAACAGCCGCGACGTGATCTATGCGGTCAAGCAGCGCATGGAGGCGATCAAGCGGGATTTGCCGCCCGGCGTGACCATCGACGTCATCTACGATCGCGCCGATTTCGTGGAGCGCACGCTCTCCACCGTCGCCGTGAACCTCGCCGAGGGGCTCCTGATCGTGACGGTGGTGCTCGCCATCATGCTCGGGACGATCCGGGGCGCGCTGGTGGTGGCGGCGGGCATCCCCGGCTCCATGGCCATCGCCCTCTTCGGCATGCACCTGTTCGGCGTGACGGGCGATCTCATGAGCCTCGGCGCCATCGACTTCGGGTTCCTGGTCGACGGCCCCATCGTCATCCTCGAGGCCATCATCGCGGCCACCGCGGGGCGCGCGCTGGTCGGCCGGGCCCGCGCACGCGCGTACACCGAAGTCGCCAAATTGGTGATCAAGCCCGTGGCCTTCGCGGTCGCGATCATCATGCTCGTCTACATCCCGCTGCTGACCCTCGAGGGCGTCGAGGGCAAGATGTTTCGCCCGATGGCCATCACCATGGCGTGCGCGCTCTTCGGGGCGCTCGTCTATTCGGTCCTGTTCTTTCCTGCGCTCCTGGTCTTATCCGTTCCCCCCGCCAAGGGGCACGGGCCCATCTGGTTGGAGCGGGTCTCCGAACGTTATGCGAAGCTGGTGGAGGTCCTCATGCGCTTTCGCTGGGCGCTGTCCCTGGCGAGCGTCGCCGCGCTCCTCGGCGTGGGCCTCGGGTTCGCGGGCTCGGGCGCCGAGTTCGTGCCGCGCATCTTCGAGGGCGACGCCATCCTGGCCATGCTCCGCGCGCCGAGCGTGTCCTTGGAGGAGGCGCGGCGGCTCGATCTTCTCACCGAGAAGGTGGTCCTGGAGCAGCCCGAGGCGCAGAAGGCCCTCGGCCAAAGCGGCCGGGCCGAAATGGCGCTGGACGCGGTGGGCAACAACAACACCGATATCCTGGTGCCGCTCAAGCCCATGAAGCAGTGGAGGAGCGCGCACAGCTTCGAGGACCTGGCGACCCTCTTGAAAGACCGGGTCGAGACCGAGGTCCCTTCGACCTTCGTGTCGGTGTCGCAGCCCATCGAAGATCTGACCAACCAGCTCATCGCGGGCTCGCGCGCCGACGTATCCATCAAGATCATCGGCCCCGAGCTCGGCGATCTGGTCGACTATTCGAACCGGGTGGGCGACGTCGTCCGCGATATCCAAGGGACCGGCGATCTCAAGATCGAGCGCATCATGGGGCAACCGACCATCACGGCGACCGCCGATCGCTCGCGCATGGCGCGGCACGGGGTGAAGGTCAAACACGCGTTCGACGTGCTGGCCGCCTCGCGCGAGGGGGTCTCGGTCGGCCAGGTGTACGAACAAGAGCGCCGCTTCGATCTGCGCGTGCTCGTGCCGCCGTCGCAGCCGAACGCCGAGGCCCTGTCGGATCTCTTCGTCGAGACCGGCCGGGGGGAGAGCGTGCCCATGCGGGAGGTCGTGGTCTTCGAAGAGGGCGACGGTCCCTCGGTGGTGAAGCGATTGAACCGCGAGCGCATCATCCGGGTCGACGTCAACCTGCGCGGGCGCGATCTGGTCTCCTGGGTCGAGGAGGCCAAGGGCAAGGTCGCGAGCGGTGTGACCCTCCCCAGCGGCTACCGCATCGAGTGGGGCGGACAATTCGAGAACTTCGAGCGCGCGTCCGCCCGTCTCGCCCTGGTGGTGCCCGCCGTCGTCGCCGTGATCCTGGGGATGCTCTTTCTCATGTTCCGCAGCCTTCGCCCCGCGTTCGCCGTCTTCCTTCTGGTGCCTTTTGCGGCCATCGGCGGGATGCTCGGGCTGCTCGCGCGCGGTCTGCCCTTCAGCCTGCCGGCGGCCATTGGCTTCATCGCCCTCGGCGGCATCTCGGTGCTCAACGGCGTCGTGATCGCCACGGCCGCACGCACGGCGTTGCTGGACGGCGCGAAGGTGGATGACGCCGTCGCCAGCGGCACCGTGAAGTCGATCCGCGCGGTGCTGACCACCGGGGCGGTCGCGGGGTTCGGATTTTTGCCGATGGCGCTCTCCACCAGCGCCGGCTCGGAGGTTCAAAGGCCGCTGGCCACGGTGGTCATCGTCGGCATCTTCTTCAGCACGGCCCTGACGTTGTTCGTCTTCCCGGGGCTGCTCGCGAGCTTCTTGAAAGGGTGGAACCCTGCCGCGGCCACCGAATCGGAGGAGGACGACGGCGAGCCCGATCCGGCTACCAAGGTGGCGACGCACCCCTGA
- a CDS encoding PaaI family thioesterase, whose product MPSNDSTLDARIRESFAKQGLMQTLGATIVEVAPGAVTIALAASPSISQQHGFVHAGAVASIADTAAGYAALTLMPPTAGVLTVEFKINLMAPAKGDTILARGRVVKSGRTITVSQTEVVAVSSGEEKTVALLVATMMCIEGRAGIAN is encoded by the coding sequence ATGCCATCGAACGATTCGACGTTGGACGCGCGCATCCGCGAGAGCTTCGCAAAGCAGGGGCTGATGCAGACCCTCGGCGCAACCATCGTCGAGGTCGCGCCGGGGGCGGTGACGATCGCGCTCGCGGCATCGCCTTCGATCTCGCAGCAGCACGGCTTCGTCCACGCGGGCGCGGTCGCCTCCATCGCCGACACGGCGGCCGGCTACGCGGCGCTCACCCTCATGCCGCCCACGGCGGGGGTGCTCACGGTGGAGTTCAAGATCAACCTGATGGCGCCGGCGAAGGGCGACACCATCCTCGCGCGCGGACGCGTGGTCAAATCGGGGCGCACGATCACCGTGTCGCAGACCGAGGTGGTAGCGGTGTCCTCGGGTGAGGAGAAGACGGTCGCGCTCTTGGTCGCAACCATGATGTGCATCGAAGGTCGCGCGGGGATTGCCAATTAG